One part of the Roseofilum capinflatum BLCC-M114 genome encodes these proteins:
- a CDS encoding glycosyltransferase, whose amino-acid sequence MPELKYALVHEWLTPLATGGSELVVKAILKQIDADLYALIDFESTNPDSYLYQRQIGTTFLQHFPFARRGVQNYLPLLPLAIEQLDLGDYDIILSSSHAVAKGVLTRPGQLHLCYCHTPMRYAWDLTFEYLKESKLGRGIPGWVSRYILHKMRLWDVISANRVDQFIANSKHTARRIWRCYRRQAEVIYPPIDIDRFPFQAKKQDFYVTVCRLVSYKQVRLMVEAFNQLGRHLVVIGTGPQREELEAIAKSNIEFLGFQSNEVVNQYMSEAKAFVYAACEDFGMAVVEAQACGTPVIAYGKGGALETVRDFRVHPEGATGLLFPQQTPESLIEAVEQFEALGRSPFNPEQIHTHSTQFHPKVFEERYSDLLKRAYQDLQQF is encoded by the coding sequence ATGCCCGAACTCAAATATGCCCTTGTCCATGAATGGTTAACCCCCTTAGCCACGGGGGGATCGGAACTGGTGGTTAAAGCAATTCTCAAACAGATTGACGCAGATCTGTATGCTCTGATTGACTTTGAATCCACCAACCCCGATAGTTACCTCTATCAGCGCCAGATTGGAACCACGTTTTTACAGCACTTTCCCTTTGCTCGTCGAGGAGTACAAAATTATTTGCCTCTGCTTCCCTTGGCGATCGAGCAACTGGATTTAGGCGACTATGATATTATTCTCTCCTCCTCCCATGCCGTCGCCAAAGGAGTCCTCACCCGTCCGGGACAACTGCATCTGTGTTATTGCCATACCCCCATGCGCTATGCCTGGGATTTAACCTTCGAGTATCTGAAGGAGAGTAAATTGGGGCGAGGTATACCCGGTTGGGTGAGTCGGTATATCCTCCACAAAATGAGGCTGTGGGACGTGATATCCGCCAATCGGGTAGATCAGTTCATTGCCAACTCCAAGCACACTGCAAGGCGAATTTGGCGGTGCTATCGCCGCCAAGCGGAAGTGATTTACCCTCCTATCGATATCGATCGCTTTCCCTTCCAAGCCAAAAAACAGGATTTTTATGTCACCGTCTGCCGTTTGGTCAGCTACAAGCAAGTACGGCTCATGGTGGAAGCATTTAACCAGTTAGGTCGGCATCTGGTGGTCATTGGTACCGGGCCTCAACGGGAAGAACTTGAAGCGATCGCCAAATCCAATATTGAGTTTCTGGGTTTTCAGTCCAATGAGGTCGTCAATCAATACATGAGCGAAGCTAAAGCCTTTGTATATGCTGCTTGTGAAGATTTTGGCATGGCCGTTGTGGAAGCCCAAGCCTGTGGCACTCCCGTCATTGCCTATGGCAAGGGAGGCGCTTTAGAAACGGTTCGCGATTTTCGGGTTCACCCAGAGGGCGCAACCGGGTTATTATTTCCACAGCAAACCCCAGAATCGTTGATAGAAGCGGTGGAGCAGTTTGAGGCATTGGGGCGATCGCCCTTTAACCCCGAACAAATTCATACCCATTCGACCCAGTTTCACCCGAAAGTGTTTGAAGAGCGTTATAGTGATCTACTCAAACGCGCTTATCAAGACTTACAACAGTTCTGA
- a CDS encoding chromophore lyase CpcT/CpeT: MTHSTDIVTLARWMAADFSNQEQAFENPPFFAHIRVCMRPLPFDLMGNISLYLEQAYDLDVTQPYRTRVLNFVLKENQIEVENHKVLGEQEFYGASRQPERLQKLTADRIEKLPGCTFQVQWTGHSFKATVEPGKGCVVVRNDKTTYLDSEFEVSPQGLISLDRGRDLETDERVWGSIAGPFEFVRWENFADEVQSQ, encoded by the coding sequence ATGACCCATTCTACAGATATTGTTACCTTAGCCCGTTGGATGGCTGCTGACTTTAGTAATCAAGAGCAAGCGTTTGAAAATCCGCCCTTTTTTGCCCATATTCGCGTTTGTATGCGTCCTCTACCCTTCGATCTGATGGGCAATATTAGTTTATATCTAGAGCAAGCCTACGATCTAGATGTCACTCAACCCTATCGTACTCGTGTTCTCAACTTTGTCCTCAAGGAGAATCAAATTGAGGTGGAAAATCATAAAGTTCTCGGTGAACAAGAGTTCTATGGTGCATCTCGACAACCTGAGCGCCTCCAGAAATTGACCGCAGACCGGATTGAAAAACTGCCCGGATGTACCTTCCAAGTGCAATGGACAGGACATAGTTTCAAAGCCACAGTCGAACCTGGAAAAGGTTGCGTAGTCGTTCGTAACGATAAAACAACTTATCTTGATAGTGAATTTGAAGTCAGTCCACAAGGACTGATTAGCTTAGATCGCGGACGTGACTTAGAAACGGATGAAAGGGTTTGGGGTTCCATTGCTGGCCCCTTTGAGTTTGTGCGCTGGGAAAACTTTGCCGATGAAGTACAAAGTCAATAG
- a CDS encoding Crp/Fnr family transcriptional regulator, producing the protein MTVHNKTRVRIDLEPDAMNYQQFEAFNHLKPEQIQDFLKVGKQGTIAASKRILKQNVLCRQIIFLLEGEVQVSLETSKGEHTLSTISAPTVLGEISFFSGEPSSATVTTLTQIKVLVIDFDVLRQRLIEGDRVTALILLNMSQALAKRASTMTRQLSEFYVKQQEMETQVSEVQHASTAIFGEWSFI; encoded by the coding sequence ATGACGGTGCATAATAAAACCAGAGTTAGGATAGACCTAGAGCCGGATGCTATGAACTATCAACAGTTTGAAGCCTTTAATCACCTGAAGCCTGAACAAATCCAAGACTTCCTGAAAGTAGGCAAACAGGGAACGATCGCAGCAAGCAAGCGCATTCTAAAACAAAATGTTCTCTGTCGGCAAATTATTTTCCTTCTAGAAGGAGAGGTTCAGGTTTCCCTGGAGACCTCCAAAGGGGAACACACCCTATCAACGATCAGCGCTCCTACTGTACTGGGAGAAATCAGTTTTTTTAGCGGTGAACCCAGTTCTGCAACGGTTACGACCCTGACCCAGATTAAGGTTCTGGTGATTGACTTTGATGTTCTGCGTCAACGACTGATCGAAGGCGATCGCGTCACAGCTTTGATCCTGTTGAATATGTCCCAAGCCTTGGCTAAACGGGCCTCAACCATGACTCGTCAGCTTTCGGAATTCTATGTTAAACAACAGGAAATGGAAACCCAGGTCTCAGAGGTACAACACGCAAGTACGGCCATTTTTGGAGAATGGAGCTTTATCTAA
- a CDS encoding proton extrusion protein PcxA has product MAKGSPWQKLQSSFRVLNRWFWQTPDRALDDAYEAVLKIQAIEDEYFGGQKIVPNSPQYNSTVQAYFKQELTNNLNAARIRLSEFNTSRFFVNSSSRKLANSLWQSSSINLDKNPIEDSQLTLEKLTTIDRVLSRYGSQTSSNSKAVIPVDPSQSLTVPQSKSSQSNRSQSLPPPTVEEITNAETISDQSSFLPRTILGTFKRVQKELDPKTEEELMNRFRISKFKTIISLRFILLAFLIPLLTQQIASNFIVGPIVDKFKEREQISIFLNEDMEAEAFMELEKFESQLKFEMLIGELPEMSPEEVQKELHHKAEEIKEEFKTHSSDAVKNIFSDFFAFVAFGWVVYTSKREITVLKSFMDDLVYGLSDSAKAFIIILFTDMFVGFHSPHGWEVILEGLSRHFGLPESREFIFLFIATFPVILDTVFKYWIFRYLNRISPSSVATYKEMND; this is encoded by the coding sequence ATGGCTAAAGGCTCTCCCTGGCAAAAGCTTCAATCTTCCTTTCGCGTTCTCAATCGCTGGTTTTGGCAAACCCCCGATCGCGCCTTAGATGATGCCTACGAAGCTGTGCTGAAAATTCAGGCGATCGAAGATGAATACTTTGGTGGACAGAAGATTGTTCCTAATTCTCCCCAATATAATAGCACAGTTCAAGCTTATTTTAAGCAAGAATTGACCAACAACTTAAACGCCGCTCGCATCCGATTATCCGAATTCAATACCAGCCGTTTTTTCGTCAACTCTTCATCGCGAAAATTAGCCAATAGCCTTTGGCAATCCAGCAGCATCAATCTGGACAAAAATCCTATTGAAGACTCCCAACTTACCCTAGAAAAACTCACGACCATCGATCGAGTTTTAAGTCGATATGGCTCCCAGACCTCATCCAATTCTAAAGCCGTCATTCCCGTCGATCCATCTCAATCCCTCACTGTACCCCAATCCAAATCTTCTCAATCCAATCGCTCCCAATCCCTACCGCCACCAACGGTCGAAGAAATTACTAATGCTGAAACCATTTCCGATCAATCTAGCTTTCTGCCTCGTACCATTTTAGGAACGTTCAAACGAGTCCAAAAAGAACTCGACCCCAAAACCGAAGAAGAATTAATGAATCGGTTTCGGATCTCCAAATTTAAAACCATTATTTCCCTCAGATTTATCTTGCTGGCGTTCCTAATTCCCCTTTTAACTCAACAAATTGCCAGTAATTTTATTGTCGGCCCCATTGTCGATAAATTTAAAGAACGAGAGCAAATTTCCATCTTCCTGAATGAAGACATGGAAGCAGAAGCATTCATGGAATTGGAAAAATTTGAAAGCCAACTCAAGTTTGAAATGCTGATTGGCGAATTGCCGGAAATGAGTCCAGAAGAAGTACAAAAAGAACTACATCACAAAGCAGAGGAAATCAAAGAAGAGTTTAAAACTCACAGCTCCGATGCAGTAAAAAACATCTTCTCGGACTTTTTTGCCTTTGTCGCCTTTGGCTGGGTTGTTTATACCAGTAAGCGAGAAATTACTGTCCTTAAATCATTCATGGATGACTTGGTTTACGGGTTAAGTGATAGTGCCAAAGCCTTCATTATTATCCTTTTTACCGATATGTTCGTTGGGTTCCACTCTCCCCACGGTTGGGAAGTGATTCTCGAAGGCTTATCTCGGCATTTTGGACTCCCCGAAAGTCGAGAATTTATTTTCCTTTTTATTGCGACCTTTCCGGTTATTCTAGATACCGTCTTTAAGTATTGGATTTTCCGCTACCTAAACCGTATTTCTCCCTCCTCTGTTGCCACCTATAAAGAAATGAATGATTGA
- a CDS encoding DUF3318 domain-containing protein, translated as MKSYATSSARAEMNELRRLKGLLPPELQSWVIVEVATEMNPPLVRSEEIGNDEVEIQIDLAKWDQLAIDQRNLLFWHEVGRIQNDTIPKDGWEMAALAIGLGGAVGELWVQDGLLLLLALALCGVSGYRLYQKNNPEKTLQEAIQADEKAIALATRFGYTLPNAYKSLGSALKILIEQNPKKRQRSRYEARLQALKRSASKAKARAKGKTDAPFAAEPEPDYRSENIFG; from the coding sequence ATGAAATCCTATGCAACCTCCTCTGCAAGAGCAGAAATGAACGAACTGCGCCGCTTAAAAGGCCTATTGCCGCCAGAACTGCAAAGTTGGGTGATCGTAGAGGTGGCAACAGAAATGAACCCTCCCTTGGTGCGATCCGAAGAAATTGGCAATGATGAAGTGGAAATTCAGATTGATTTGGCCAAATGGGATCAACTGGCGATCGACCAACGCAATCTCCTCTTTTGGCATGAAGTGGGGCGGATTCAGAATGATACGATTCCCAAAGATGGCTGGGAAATGGCAGCCCTAGCCATTGGTTTAGGGGGCGCAGTGGGAGAGCTGTGGGTACAAGATGGCTTGTTGCTTCTGCTCGCCCTGGCGTTATGTGGCGTTTCCGGTTATCGCCTCTATCAGAAAAATAACCCCGAAAAGACTTTACAGGAAGCCATTCAAGCGGATGAAAAGGCGATCGCCTTAGCCACCCGTTTTGGCTATACCCTGCCCAATGCCTACAAGAGTCTGGGCAGTGCCTTAAAAATCTTAATCGAACAAAACCCGAAAAAACGCCAACGCAGCCGCTATGAAGCCCGCTTGCAAGCTCTCAAGCGCAGTGCATCCAAGGCGAAAGCTAGAGCGAAGGGTAAAACGGATGCTCCCTTTGCGGCTGAACCCGAACCGGATTATCGTTCGGAAAATATCTTTGGTTGA
- a CDS encoding type II toxin-antitoxin system RelE family toxin, which translates to MKSEVLPSFWQQYRQLNQEVRERTRKAYRLWADNPFHPSLHFKCINSEEEIWSVRVTRNYRVLGFKENDTVTWFWIGNHDDYERFFG; encoded by the coding sequence ATGAAATCTGAGGTTCTGCCTTCATTTTGGCAGCAGTATCGTCAGCTTAATCAGGAGGTTCGAGAACGCACCCGCAAGGCCTATCGGCTATGGGCGGACAATCCCTTTCATCCCTCTCTCCATTTTAAGTGTATTAACTCAGAGGAGGAGATTTGGTCAGTACGAGTGACGCGCAATTATCGAGTTTTGGGATTCAAGGAAAACGATACAGTAACCTGGTTTTGGATTGGCAATCATGATGATTATGAACGCTTCTTTGGCTAA
- the vapC gene encoding type II toxin-antitoxin system tRNA(fMet)-specific endonuclease VapC, giving the protein MRFLLDTNICIYAIKQKPLIVKERLQKVNTGDVGISIITLAELEYGAAKSQNPQRNRETLTRFCSPFQIVDFCPEDAQKFGQIRATLEQQGEPIGSYDLLIAAQAVNRGVTLVTNNIREFSWVEGLSLENWVEESLS; this is encoded by the coding sequence ATGAGGTTCTTACTCGATACCAATATTTGTATTTATGCGATCAAGCAGAAACCTCTCATTGTAAAGGAGCGATTGCAGAAGGTTAATACTGGAGATGTTGGAATTTCCATCATCACCTTAGCAGAACTGGAGTATGGAGCAGCAAAAAGCCAAAATCCCCAGCGCAACCGAGAGACCTTAACTCGCTTTTGTTCACCGTTTCAGATCGTCGATTTCTGCCCAGAAGATGCACAAAAATTTGGTCAAATTCGAGCCACTTTAGAGCAACAGGGGGAACCCATTGGCAGTTATGATTTACTGATTGCAGCCCAAGCGGTGAATCGAGGAGTGACATTAGTTACTAATAATATTAGAGAATTTAGCTGGGTTGAAGGGTTGAGTCTAGAAAATTGGGTTGAGGAGAGTTTGAGCTAA
- a CDS encoding CHAT domain-containing protein: ENLERAIACYEAALEVYTPSAYAEKWALTQNNLGNAYRNRLRGERAENLERAIACYEAALEVYTPSAYAEKWALTQNNLGNAYRNRLRGERAENLERAIACYEAALEVYTPSAYAEKWALTQNNLGNAYRNRLRGERAENLERAIACYEAALEVYTPSAYAEKWALTQNNLGNAYRNRLRGERAENLERAIACYQAALEVYTRSAYAQDWAMTQNNLGNAYNYRLRGERVENIERAIRCYRDSLQVRTPDALPLDCLQTGRNLGNFAFNRQDWENAIYGYDHAIRAIEQSRYWATSEKTKRELIADSLDIYENMVQACIHQQDYAQALLTVERSKSRTLTELLDSANLYPKNATDRQKQQISDLRSRLAIYQQQLAFTTSDNSTNPLSPATIRQQIAAANQEFQNLLEEIGDLTFNLTRKPPTQLPNFSQLLDSQTALIEWYLPNNPDLGFYAFLIIPTEEDTFQIIPHHFTNRQQLDRAISDYRSDYDDHKTWLNKLDERLQTLSPALNLPDLLTPLQHYQRLILVPHRELHLIPLHALPVFLPSPGGRGAGGEGNPFLPSPGERGTGGEGNPLQDQFPIQYAPSCQFLDILHQRPPLEEPSSSFFALQNPTEDLAFAEFEVEVLRSLFNPEKVLSRHQATKANLEKPENQAFLRQSRYIHLSCHGQFNEADPLNSYLRLANQEKLTFQDIFARLNIPNCRLLILSACKTALVETSSTDDYVGLASAFFYAGTRTVVASLWEADDFFSALLMIRLYQELPHYTSVVLALQAAQDWLRTISRDDVLTWLKNDLKLEDKTLKRCRKELKLFDKERPFAPARYWAAFTASGKYAQPGNPA, encoded by the coding sequence GAGAACCTGGAGCGGGCGATCGCCTGTTATGAAGCGGCTTTAGAAGTGTATACCCCCAGCGCCTATGCTGAAAAATGGGCACTGACCCAAAATAACTTGGGAAATGCTTACAGAAATCGCCTGCGGGGAGAGCGAGCGGAGAACCTGGAGCGGGCGATCGCCTGTTATGAAGCGGCTTTAGAAGTGTATACCCCCAGCGCCTATGCTGAAAAATGGGCACTGACCCAAAATAACTTGGGAAATGCTTACAGAAATCGCCTGCGGGGAGAGCGAGCGGAGAACCTGGAGCGGGCGATCGCCTGTTATGAAGCGGCTTTAGAAGTGTATACCCCCAGCGCCTATGCTGAAAAATGGGCACTGACCCAAAATAACTTGGGAAATGCTTACAGAAATCGCCTGCGGGGAGAGCGAGCGGAGAACCTGGAGCGGGCGATCGCCTGTTATGAAGCGGCTTTAGAAGTGTATACCCCCAGCGCCTATGCTGAAAAATGGGCACTGACCCAAAATAACTTGGGAAATGCTTACAGAAATCGCCTGCGGGGAGAGCGAGCGGAGAACCTGGAGCGGGCGATCGCCTGTTATCAAGCCGCTTTAGAAGTGTATACCCGCAGCGCCTATGCCCAAGATTGGGCCATGACCCAAAATAACTTGGGAAATGCTTACAACTATCGCCTGCGGGGAGAGCGTGTGGAGAACATCGAGCGGGCGATTCGCTGCTATCGAGACAGTTTGCAGGTTCGCACCCCAGATGCCTTGCCTCTCGACTGTCTGCAAACCGGACGCAATCTTGGTAACTTTGCCTTCAACCGCCAAGACTGGGAAAACGCCATCTACGGCTACGACCATGCCATCCGCGCCATTGAACAAAGCCGCTACTGGGCAACCTCGGAAAAAACCAAACGAGAACTAATTGCCGACTCCCTCGACATCTACGAAAACATGGTGCAAGCCTGCATTCACCAGCAAGACTACGCCCAAGCCCTGCTCACCGTCGAACGCAGCAAATCTCGCACCCTCACCGAACTCCTCGACAGCGCCAACCTCTACCCCAAAAACGCCACCGACCGCCAAAAACAACAGATCAGCGACCTCCGCAGTCGCCTCGCCATCTACCAACAACAACTCGCCTTCACCACCAGCGACAACAGCACCAACCCCCTCTCCCCCGCCACCATCCGCCAACAAATTGCAGCCGCCAACCAGGAATTCCAAAACCTCCTCGAAGAAATTGGCGACCTCACGTTCAACCTCACCCGAAAACCCCCCACCCAACTGCCCAACTTCTCCCAACTCCTGGACAGCCAAACCGCCCTCATCGAGTGGTATCTCCCCAACAACCCCGACCTCGGCTTCTACGCCTTCCTCATCATTCCCACAGAAGAGGACACCTTCCAAATCATCCCCCACCACTTCACCAACCGCCAACAACTCGACCGAGCCATCAGCGACTACCGCAGCGACTACGATGACCACAAAACCTGGCTCAATAAACTCGATGAACGGCTGCAAACCCTCAGCCCCGCCTTAAATCTCCCCGATTTACTCACCCCCCTCCAACACTACCAACGGCTGATTCTCGTTCCCCATCGCGAACTGCACCTCATCCCCCTCCACGCCTTACCCGTCTTTCTCCCCTCTCCCGGTGGGAGAGGGGCTGGGGGAGAGGGCAACCCCTTTCTCCCCTCTCCCGGTGAGAGAGGAACTGGGGGAGAGGGCAACCCCCTGCAAGACCAGTTCCCCATCCAATACGCTCCCAGTTGCCAATTCCTCGACATCCTCCATCAACGTCCCCCCCTAGAAGAACCTTCCTCTTCCTTCTTTGCCCTGCAAAACCCCACCGAAGACCTCGCCTTTGCCGAATTCGAGGTAGAAGTCTTGCGCTCCCTCTTCAACCCCGAAAAAGTTCTCAGCCGCCACCAAGCCACCAAAGCCAACCTGGAAAAACCAGAAAACCAAGCCTTCTTGCGGCAAAGCCGCTATATTCACCTCTCCTGTCACGGCCAATTTAACGAAGCTGACCCCCTCAACTCCTATCTGCGCCTCGCCAACCAGGAAAAACTCACGTTTCAAGACATTTTCGCCCGTCTCAATATCCCCAACTGTCGCCTACTCATCCTCTCTGCCTGCAAAACTGCCCTCGTCGAAACCTCTTCAACCGATGACTATGTGGGGTTAGCCAGTGCCTTTTTCTATGCCGGAACCCGCACAGTCGTCGCCAGTCTCTGGGAAGCCGATGACTTTTTCTCCGCCCTGCTAATGATTCGCCTCTATCAAGAACTGCCCCACTACACTTCAGTAGTGCTGGCCTTGCAAGCGGCTCAAGACTGGCTCCGCACCATTTCCCGCGATGATGTTTTAACCTGGTTAAAGAATGACCTAAAATTAGAGGATAAAACGCTAAAACGATGTCGGAAAGAGCTGAAACTATTCGATAAAGAGCGTCCTTTTGCCCCTGCCCGCTATTGGGCCGCTTTCACCGCCAGTGGAAAATACGCACAGCCGGGAAATCCCGCCTGA